Within Actinoplanes sp. L3-i22, the genomic segment CGCTCGACCCGGCCACCGGTGAGCCGCGCTGGACCGCGCCGAACTGGCTCGCCTACTCCGGTGGCATCGCCCGGCGGGTCGACGGGCACACCGTCGTGGCCGACCCGGCGACCGGGCGGGTGCTCCGGGATCTCGGCCGGGGCGAGGCCGTCGACGATCTGATGCTGCGCGCCGACCGGGACCGGACGCAGGTCACCGACCTGCGCACCGGTCACGTCTACGGCGCGTTGACCGGCGTGACGCCGTTCGGCTGCGTCGCGGCGGGCGACTTCCTGGCCTGCCGCAAGGACGGCGGCACCACCGTCTGGAAGGTTCCTAGAACAGCGTCGTGAGGTGCCGCTCGACGACCGGCATCACCTCGGCCACCGGCACCGGCCGGCCCAGCTCGGCGCTGAGCGAGGTCACCCCGGCGTCCCGGATCCCGCACGGCACGAACCGGTCGAAGTTCGCCAGGTCGCAGTCGGCGTTGATGGCGAAACCGTGCTGGGTCACGCCGCGGGCCACCCGCAGCCCGATCTGGGCGATCTTGCGGTCGAGGCCGCCGTCGGTGGCCCGGACCCAGGCGCCGCTGCGCCCCTCGACCCGCTCGGCGGTCACGCCGAACTCGGCGCAGACGTCGATCAGCATCTGTTCGGTGCGGCGGACGTAGGCCACCACGTCGACCGGGGCGGGCAGCTTGAGAATCGGGTAGCCGACCAGCTGGCCCGGCCCGTGCCAGGTGAGCTTGCCGCCGCGGTCGACCCGGACGACGGGCGTGCCGTCCCACGGCAGGTCGCCCGGCTCGGTGCGCTTGCCGGCGGTGAAGACGCTGGGGTGCTCCAGCAGCAGGATCGTGTCCGGCTGGGTGCCGTCGGCCACGGCCTCGTGCAGACGCTTCTGCTCGTCCCAGGCGTCGCGGTAATCGACCAGGCCGGGGCGCAGCACGGTGAGTACGGAGGAGGTCACGACGGCCAGCGTAACTCCGTACTCACCGGTACCTAACGGTCGACCGGGTCCGTCCCGCGACGGATACGCCACACCAGCACCCCGCCCACCTCCTCGGGCTCGCCGAGCAGGTCCCGCGCGGTCGCCTCGACCGCGGAACGGTTCAGCGTCTGGTGGTCCGAGCCGGTGATCTCCGGCGCGAGGAACACCGCGTCCAGCCCCCAGTACTGGAAGTCGGCGCGGGCCTGGGCGCGGTCCGCGTTGGTGAGCCGGGTGACGTAGCCGTACCAGGCGGCGCGCAGGAACAGCCAGTCGGTGGCCAGCGGTGGCGCACCGATCCGGCCGACGTCCTTCTTGCCGGCCTCACCGGTGGTCTGCGGGCCGAGGAAGTAGCCGTCCGGGATCCGGAACTGCTGACCGCCGCGGGCCATCGTGTACGCCTGCCAGCGCTGCCCGTCCGCGGTCACGTTCAGCGCGAACGGCAGCGCGGAGAGCGTCCCGCCGTCGGGCACGTACTGCTTCCACAGGCCGTCCGCGATGAACGCCGGCTCGGGGGCGCGGTGCTGGATCCGTACCGGAAGGGGCATGATCGGCAACAGACTGAGCGCGACGGCCGAGGCCAGCGTGCGGTTCAGCACCCCGCCGGCGCCGGTCGCGTCGCGGCGGCCGACCAGCTGGTCGACGAGCAGCGCGAGCAGGATGCCGAAGACGCCGACCACGCCGAGCGCGAAGCGGATCGGCAGCGCCGAGTTGAACAGCGGCAGGTGCACCAGGGCCGAGTAGGGGAGCGCGATGTCGAACTCGTGCTTGTCGATGTTGAGCCGCGGGCCGAGCGAGAGCAGGAAGAAGAAGATCCCGACCAGGCCGACCGCGCGCAGCGTGGCCCGGCGGCCCGGGTCGGACCGGCGCCAGAGCAGCCCGAACGCGACCACCATGAGCAGCACCAGGGGCAGGCCGAAGAACGACGTCTCCTCGGTCCGGTTCGGTGCCAGGTCGGCGTGCCAGCCGATGAAGCCGCCCAGCGAGCGGCTCGGGAACGACAGGTACGCCGCCGCGTCCTCGACGAAGTACCGCTGGTTGAAGCCGGTCCCGGAGAACGTCTGCGGCCCGGCGAAGTGCATGTACAGCGGGTACGCCAGCAGCACCCCGGCGACCACCGCGGTCACGCCGAGCGCGCGCAGCACGGTCGGCAGCGCCTCGGCCGCCTCCCGCCGCACCGGTCGCGCGACCGCCCAGACGATCAGGAAGACCCCGCAGGCCAGCGCGGTGTAGAAGAGCCCCTCGGCGGCGATCGAGAAGCCGACCGCGAGCAGCACCCCGAGCAGGACCCCGTTGCGCAGCCAGCGGCCCGGCTGGCGCAGCCGCAGCACCTGCCAGATCACCACCGGGGCGACCCAGCCGGCGGTCCAGTTCAGGTGCCCGTTCGCGTGCGAGATGAAGCCCGGGGCGAACCCGCAGAACAGCCCGGCGACCGCGGCCGCGAGCGCGCTGCCGACCAGCCAGCGGCGCAGGAACAGGTACCACGCGAAGGCGGAGCCGGCCAGGTTCAGCGTCAGCACGGTCACGAAGCTGACCTGCGGGCCGAACAGGTGCGTCACCGGC encodes:
- the lipB gene encoding lipoyl(octanoyl) transferase LipB, with the protein product MTSSVLTVLRPGLVDYRDAWDEQKRLHEAVADGTQPDTILLLEHPSVFTAGKRTEPGDLPWDGTPVVRVDRGGKLTWHGPGQLVGYPILKLPAPVDVVAYVRRTEQMLIDVCAEFGVTAERVEGRSGAWVRATDGGLDRKIAQIGLRVARGVTQHGFAINADCDLANFDRFVPCGIRDAGVTSLSAELGRPVPVAEVMPVVERHLTTLF
- a CDS encoding DUF2079 domain-containing protein; this encodes MSVAAPAPAASADPPSEPATEPGAKPGAKPREWPVHLCVAIIAISFAVYVTSGLWRDPFTHVLADNVGDQAFFEWLMGYGYYTVTQGADPFFTSLLNAPLGVNLAANTSITVYTVLMTPVTHLFGPQVSFVTVLTLNLAGSAFAWYLFLRRWLVGSALAAAVAGLFCGFAPGFISHANGHLNWTAGWVAPVVIWQVLRLRQPGRWLRNGVLLGVLLAVGFSIAAEGLFYTALACGVFLIVWAVARPVRREAAEALPTVLRALGVTAVVAGVLLAYPLYMHFAGPQTFSGTGFNQRYFVEDAAAYLSFPSRSLGGFIGWHADLAPNRTEETSFFGLPLVLLMVVAFGLLWRRSDPGRRATLRAVGLVGIFFFLLSLGPRLNIDKHEFDIALPYSALVHLPLFNSALPIRFALGVVGVFGILLALLVDQLVGRRDATGAGGVLNRTLASAVALSLLPIMPLPVRIQHRAPEPAFIADGLWKQYVPDGGTLSALPFALNVTADGQRWQAYTMARGGQQFRIPDGYFLGPQTTGEAGKKDVGRIGAPPLATDWLFLRAAWYGYVTRLTNADRAQARADFQYWGLDAVFLAPEITGSDHQTLNRSAVEATARDLLGEPEEVGGVLVWRIRRGTDPVDR